One Budorcas taxicolor isolate Tak-1 chromosome 13, Takin1.1, whole genome shotgun sequence DNA window includes the following coding sequences:
- the NOP56 gene encoding nucleolar protein 56 yields the protein MVLLHVLFEHAVGYALLALKEVEEISLLLPQVEECVLNLGKFHNIVRLVAFCPFSSSQVALENANAVSEGVVHEDLRLLLETHLPPKKKKVLLGVGDPKIGAAIQEELGYNCQTGGVIAEILRGVRLHFHNLVKGLTDLSACKAQLGLGHSYSRAKVKFNVNRVDNMIIQSISLLDQLDKDINTFSMRVREWYGYHFPELVKIINDNATYCRLAQFIGNRKELNEEKLEKLEELTMDAAKAKAILDASRSSMGMDISAIDLINIESFSSRVVSLSEYRQSLHTYLRSKMSQVAPSLSALIGEAVGARLIAHAGSLTNLAKYPASTVQILGAEKALFRALKTRGNTPKYGLIFHSTFIGRAAAKNKGRISRYLANKCSIASRIDCFSEVPTSVFGEKLREQVEERLSFYETGEIPRKNLDVMKEAMVQAEEAAAEITRKLEKQEKKRLKKEKKRLAAIALASSENSSAPEECEETSERPKKKKKQKPQEALQENGVEDPSVSFSKPKKKKSFSKEELVSSDLEETAGTGSLPKRKKSFPKEEPVTDPDESENKRVPKKKRKLSSKEEPLSSGPEEAAASKSSGSKKKKKLRKLSQES from the exons ATG GTGCTGCTGCACGTGCTTTTCGAGCACGCGGTCGGCTACGCGCTTCTGGCGCTGAAGGAGGTGGAGGAGATCAGCCTTCTGCTGCCGCAG GTGGAGGAGTGCGTACTGAACCTTGGCAAATTCCACAACATCGTTCGTCTTGTGGCCTTTTGTCCCTTTTCCTCGTCCCAAGTTGCCTTGGAAAATGCCAACGCTGTGTCTGAAG GTGTTGTTCATGAGGACCTCCGCCTGCTCTTGGAGACTCACCTGCCacccaaaaagaagaaagtacttctgggggttggggaccccaAGATAGGTGCGGCTATACAAGAGGAGTTAGGGTACAACTGCCAGACTGGAGGTGTCATAGCCGAGATCCTTCGAG GGGTTCGTCTGCACTTCCACAACCTGGTGAAAGGTCTGACCGATTTGTCTGCTTGTAAAGCCCAACTGGGGCTAGGACACAGCTATTCTCGTGCCAAAGTTAAGTTTAATGTGAACCGAGTGGACAATATGATTATCCAGTCCATTAGCCTCCTGGACCAGCTGGATAAGGATATTAATACCTTCTCCATGCGTGTCAG GGAGTGGTATGGGTATCACTTTCCTGAGCTGGTAAAGATCATCAATGACAATGCTACGTACTGCCGCCTTGCTCAGTTCATTGGAAACCGGAAGGAGCTTAATGAAGAAAAGTTGGAGAAGCTGGAGGAGCTGACAATGGATGCAGCCAAGGCTAAGGCTATTTTGGATGCCTCGCGGTCTTCCATGG GCATGGACATATCAGCCATTGACTTGATAAACATCGAGAGCTTCTCCAGTCGTGTGGTGTCTTTGTCAGAGTACCGCCAAAGTCTACACACTTACCTGCGATCCAAGATGAGCCAAGTAGCCCCCAGCCTGTCTGCCCTAATTGGGGAAGCG GTAGGTGCACGTCTCATTGCTCACGCTGGCAGTCTCACCAATCTGGCCAAGTATCCAGCATCCACAGTGCAGATCCTTGGGGCTGAAAAGGCCCTGTTCAG AGCCTTGAAGACAAGGGGTAACACCCCAAAGTACGGACTCATTTTCCACTCTACCTTCATTGGTCGAGCAGCTGCCAAGAACAAAGGTCGCATCTCCCGATACCTGGCAAACAAATGCAGTATTGCCTCACGAATTGATTGCTTCTCTG aggtgcccacCAGTGTTTTTGGGGAGAAGCTTCGAGAACAAGTTGAGGAGCGGCTGTCCTTCTATGAGACTGGAGAGATTCCCCGAAAGAATCTGGATGTCATGAAGGAGGCAATGGTTCAG GCAGAGGAAGCGGCTGCTGAGATCACTAGGAAGCTCGAGAAACAGGAGAAGAAACgcttgaagaaggaaaagaaaaggctggCTGCAATTGCCCTGGCTTCTTCAGAAAATAGCAGTGCCCCGGAGGAGTGTGAG gAGACAAGTGAAAgacccaaaaagaagaaaaagcaaaagcccCAGGAGGCTCTTCAGGAGAATGGAGTGGAAGACCCATCTGTCTCTTTTTCcaaacccaagaaaaagaaatctttttccaAGGAAGAGCTAGTTAGTAGTGATCTTGAAGAGACAGCTGGTACTGGAAGTCTTCCCAAGAGGAAGAAATCTTTTCCCAAAGAGGAACCAGTTACTGACCCTGATGAGTCAGAAAACAAGAGAGTCCCCAAGAAAAAGCGGAAATTGTCTTCTAAGGAGGAGCCACTCAGCAGTGGACCTGAAGAGGCTGCTGCCAGCAAGAGCAGCggctccaaaaaaaagaaaaagctccgAAAGCTATCCCAGGAAAGTTAG
- the IDH3B gene encoding isocitrate dehydrogenase [NAD] subunit beta, mitochondrial isoform X2 encodes MAALSRVRWLTRALVAAPNPGAWRSLCTSTVAQASSRTQGEDVRVEGAFPVTMLPGDGVGPELMHAVKEVFKAASVPVEFQEHHLSEVQNMASEEKLEQVLSSMKENKVAIIGKIHTPMEYKGELASYDMRLRRKLDLFANVVHVKSLPGYKTRHNNLDLVIIREQTEGEYSSLEHESARGVIECLKIVTRTKSQRIAKFAFDYATKKGRGKVTAVHKANIMKLGDGLFLQCCEEVAELYPKIKFEKMIIDNCCMQLVQNPYQFDVLVMPNLYGNIIDNLAAGLVGGAGVVPGESYSAEYAVFETGARHPFAQAVGRNIANPTAMLLSASNMLRHLNLEHHSNMIAEAVKKVIKVGKVRTSDMGGYATCQDFTEAVIGALSNP; translated from the exons ATGGCTGCCCTCAGCCGCGTCCGCTGGCTTACCCGA GCACTGGTCGCCGCTCCGAATCCCGGAGCATGGAGGAGCCTGTGTACCTCAACCGTGGCGCAAGCATCCTCGCGGACCCAG GGCGAGGACGTCAGGGTGGAGGGCGCTTTTCCCGTGACTATGCTGCCAGGAGACGGCGTGGGGCCTGAGCTGATGCACGCTGTCAAGGAGGTGTTCAAG GCTGCCTCTGTCCCAGTGGAGTTCCAGGAGCATCACCTGAGCGAGGTGCAGAATATGGCATCTGAGGAGAAGCTGGAGCAGGTTCTGAGTTCCATGAAGGAGAACAAAGTGGCCATCATTG GAAAGATCCACACCCCAATGGAGTATAAAGGGGAGCTAGCCTCCTATGATATGAGGCTGAG GCGGAAGTTGGACTTGTTTGCCAATGTAGTCCATGTGAAGTCACTTCCTGGGTACAAGACTCGGCACAACAATCTAGATTTGGTGATTATTCGGGAGCAGACAGAAGGGGAGTACAGTTCTCTGGAACACGAG AGTGCAAGGGGTGTGATTGAGTGCTTGAAGATTGTCACTCGAACCAAATCACAGCGGATTGCAAAGTTCGCCTTTGACTATGCCACTAAGAAGGGGCGGGGCAAGGTCACGGCTGTCCACAAGGCCAATATCAT GAAACTGGGGGATGGGTTGTTCCTGCAGTGCTGTGAGGAAGTTGCTGAACTGTATCCCAAGATCAAGTTTGAGAAAATGATCATAGACAACTGCTGCATGCAG CTGGTGCAGAATCCTTACCAGTTTGATGTGCTGGTGATGCCCAATCTCTATGGGAACATTATTGACAATCTGGCTGCCGGCCTGGTTGGGGGAGCTGGTGTGGTCCCTGGTGAGAGCTACAGTGCAGAGTACGCAGTGTTTGAGACG GGTGCCCGGCATCCGTTTGCCCAGGCAGTGGGCAGGAATATAGCCAACCCCACAGCCATGCTGCTGTCAGCTTCCAACATGTTGCGGCATCTCAA TCTCGAGCATCACTCCAACATGATTGCAGAGGCAGTGAAGAAGGTGATTAAAGTTGGCAAG GTTCGAACTTCTGACATGGGTGGTTATGCCACCTGCCAAGACTTCACTGAGGCTGTCATTGGTGCCCTGTCCAACCCATAG
- the IDH3B gene encoding isocitrate dehydrogenase [NAD] subunit beta, mitochondrial isoform X1: MAALSRVRWLTRALVAAPNPGAWRSLCTSTVAQASSRTQGEDVRVEGAFPVTMLPGDGVGPELMHAVKEVFKAASVPVEFQEHHLSEVQNMASEEKLEQVLSSMKENKVAIIGKIHTPMEYKGELASYDMRLRRKLDLFANVVHVKSLPGYKTRHNNLDLVIIREQTEGEYSSLEHESARGVIECLKIVTRTKSQRIAKFAFDYATKKGRGKVTAVHKANIMKLGDGLFLQCCEEVAELYPKIKFEKMIIDNCCMQLVQNPYQFDVLVMPNLYGNIIDNLAAGLVGGAGVVPGESYSAEYAVFETGARHPFAQAVGRNIANPTAMLLSASNMLRHLNLEHHSNMIAEAVKKVIKVGKVRTRDMGGYSTTTDFIKSVIGHLHPYGG; encoded by the exons ATGGCTGCCCTCAGCCGCGTCCGCTGGCTTACCCGA GCACTGGTCGCCGCTCCGAATCCCGGAGCATGGAGGAGCCTGTGTACCTCAACCGTGGCGCAAGCATCCTCGCGGACCCAG GGCGAGGACGTCAGGGTGGAGGGCGCTTTTCCCGTGACTATGCTGCCAGGAGACGGCGTGGGGCCTGAGCTGATGCACGCTGTCAAGGAGGTGTTCAAG GCTGCCTCTGTCCCAGTGGAGTTCCAGGAGCATCACCTGAGCGAGGTGCAGAATATGGCATCTGAGGAGAAGCTGGAGCAGGTTCTGAGTTCCATGAAGGAGAACAAAGTGGCCATCATTG GAAAGATCCACACCCCAATGGAGTATAAAGGGGAGCTAGCCTCCTATGATATGAGGCTGAG GCGGAAGTTGGACTTGTTTGCCAATGTAGTCCATGTGAAGTCACTTCCTGGGTACAAGACTCGGCACAACAATCTAGATTTGGTGATTATTCGGGAGCAGACAGAAGGGGAGTACAGTTCTCTGGAACACGAG AGTGCAAGGGGTGTGATTGAGTGCTTGAAGATTGTCACTCGAACCAAATCACAGCGGATTGCAAAGTTCGCCTTTGACTATGCCACTAAGAAGGGGCGGGGCAAGGTCACGGCTGTCCACAAGGCCAATATCAT GAAACTGGGGGATGGGTTGTTCCTGCAGTGCTGTGAGGAAGTTGCTGAACTGTATCCCAAGATCAAGTTTGAGAAAATGATCATAGACAACTGCTGCATGCAG CTGGTGCAGAATCCTTACCAGTTTGATGTGCTGGTGATGCCCAATCTCTATGGGAACATTATTGACAATCTGGCTGCCGGCCTGGTTGGGGGAGCTGGTGTGGTCCCTGGTGAGAGCTACAGTGCAGAGTACGCAGTGTTTGAGACG GGTGCCCGGCATCCGTTTGCCCAGGCAGTGGGCAGGAATATAGCCAACCCCACAGCCATGCTGCTGTCAGCTTCCAACATGTTGCGGCATCTCAA TCTCGAGCATCACTCCAACATGATTGCAGAGGCAGTGAAGAAGGTGATTAAAGTTGGCAAG GTACGGACTCGAGACATGGGCGGCTACAGCACCACAACCGACTTCATCAAGTCTGTCATCGGCCACCTGCACCCCTATGGGGGCTAG